One Streptomyces fagopyri DNA window includes the following coding sequences:
- a CDS encoding class I SAM-dependent methyltransferase produces the protein MLRDTFDEAAELYDRARPRYPAALVDELAGRAGLGPGVRVLEIGPGTGQLTVPLARLGCDVTAVELGPALAAVARHNLRGFPRARVEVAEFERWPLPREPFDLVVCATAFHWLDPAVRVVKAAEALGPDGVLAVVTTHHVAGGSTEFFARVQACYERWDPATPPGLRASHEADVATDTGELERWGRVTSYRFAREITYSTREYLDVLLTYSGHRALDAPARRGLLRCVEDLIETRHAGSVTKRYLHELLLTRRASDVGH, from the coding sequence GTGCTGCGGGACACGTTCGACGAGGCCGCGGAGCTGTACGACCGTGCCCGTCCCCGCTATCCGGCGGCGCTGGTGGACGAGCTGGCCGGGCGGGCGGGCCTCGGGCCCGGTGTCCGTGTCCTGGAGATCGGTCCGGGAACGGGGCAGCTCACCGTTCCGCTGGCGCGGCTGGGATGCGACGTGACGGCGGTGGAACTGGGTCCCGCGCTGGCGGCGGTGGCCCGGCACAACCTCCGCGGCTTCCCCCGTGCGCGGGTGGAGGTGGCGGAGTTCGAGCGGTGGCCGCTGCCGCGCGAGCCCTTCGACCTGGTGGTGTGTGCCACCGCGTTCCACTGGCTCGACCCCGCGGTGCGGGTGGTGAAGGCGGCGGAGGCGCTCGGCCCCGACGGTGTCCTCGCGGTGGTCACCACGCACCATGTCGCGGGTGGCAGCACCGAGTTCTTCGCCCGGGTGCAGGCGTGCTACGAGCGCTGGGACCCGGCGACCCCGCCCGGACTGCGGGCGTCGCACGAGGCGGACGTCGCCACGGACACCGGCGAGCTGGAGCGGTGGGGCCGGGTCACCTCGTACCGGTTCGCGCGGGAGATCACCTACTCGACGCGGGAGTACCTCGATGTACTGCTGACCTACTCCGGGCACCGCGCCCTGGACGCGCCCGCGCGCCGTGGGCTGCTGCGGTGTGTGGAGGACCTGATCGAGACGCGCCACGCGGGCTCGGTCACCAAGCGCTACCTGCACGAACTCCTGCTGACACGGCGGGCGTCGGACGTCGGACACTGA
- a CDS encoding PP2C family protein-serine/threonine phosphatase: MVGVGHTRGTNVAERLPRIGEPAAVPRQVSSDPRWGLDATAALLLVEDDAGDALLVREVLADSGLPMDVTWCKSLAEARAFLQASKHAVCVLLDLHLPDTHGLSAVRLVRDASPDAAVVVLTGLAENEAGLAAVAEGAQDFLSKDGLNAEELSRAVRYALQRKQVERSSAELQASRLLAQENARLERGLLPTPLLRGDRCQVASRYSPGRDHALLGGDFFDVVESEDGTIHAVIGDVSGHGAAEAALGVCLRVAWRAAVLSGCVGPPQVRLLEKILEAERAEDYIFATLTILRLSRDHSRLTVIRAGHPGLLVRTSQGIELFEPPVGPALGLVPGGAHWPETELPAHDISAVTLFTDGLFEGVVGPDQRLGEEGLLAVARKHMDLHGRPFVDAVVEDVSARSTFHGGLADDVAVLHLATDGRS; this comes from the coding sequence ATGGTCGGCGTCGGTCATACAAGGGGGACGAACGTGGCGGAGCGCCTGCCGCGGATCGGTGAACCTGCCGCGGTACCGCGTCAGGTGAGTTCCGACCCCCGCTGGGGCCTGGACGCCACCGCGGCGCTGCTGCTCGTCGAGGACGACGCCGGTGACGCCCTGCTGGTGCGCGAGGTACTGGCCGACAGCGGTCTCCCGATGGACGTCACCTGGTGCAAGTCCCTGGCCGAGGCGAGGGCTTTCCTGCAGGCGTCGAAGCACGCGGTGTGCGTGCTGCTCGACCTGCACCTGCCCGACACCCACGGGCTGAGCGCGGTGCGGCTGGTACGCGACGCCTCACCGGACGCGGCCGTGGTGGTGCTCACCGGACTCGCGGAGAACGAGGCGGGTCTCGCCGCGGTGGCGGAAGGGGCCCAGGACTTCCTCTCCAAGGACGGTCTGAACGCGGAGGAGCTGAGCCGGGCGGTCCGCTACGCCCTCCAGCGCAAGCAGGTGGAGCGGTCGAGCGCCGAACTCCAGGCGAGCAGACTGCTGGCCCAGGAGAACGCCCGGCTGGAGCGCGGCCTGCTGCCCACGCCCCTGCTGCGCGGCGACCGGTGCCAGGTCGCCTCCCGCTACAGCCCGGGACGCGACCACGCGCTGCTCGGCGGCGACTTCTTCGACGTCGTCGAGAGCGAGGACGGCACCATACACGCGGTGATCGGGGACGTCTCCGGTCACGGCGCCGCCGAGGCGGCCCTCGGTGTCTGCCTGCGGGTGGCCTGGCGGGCCGCCGTGCTCTCCGGATGTGTCGGCCCGCCGCAGGTCCGTCTCCTGGAGAAGATCCTCGAGGCCGAGCGCGCCGAGGACTACATCTTCGCCACCCTCACGATCCTCCGGCTGTCCAGGGACCACAGCCGGCTGACCGTGATCCGGGCCGGCCACCCGGGTCTGCTCGTCCGCACCTCCCAGGGCATCGAGCTGTTCGAACCCCCGGTGGGACCCGCGCTGGGGCTGGTCCCGGGCGGCGCGCACTGGCCGGAGACCGAGCTGCCCGCGCACGACATCAGCGCGGTGACGCTGTTCACCGACGGTCTCTTCGAGGGTGTCGTGGGCCCCGACCAGCGGCTGGGCGAGGAAGGACTGCTCGCGGTGGCGAGGAAACACATGGACCTGCACGGACGTCCGTTCGTCGACGCGGTGGTCGAGGACGTGTCGGCGCGGAGCACGTTCCACGGAGGCCTCGCCGACGACGTGGCGGTCCTGCACCTGGCGACGGACGGCAGGTCGTGA
- a CDS encoding diacylglycerol/lipid kinase family protein — MRRRRTARRTGAGTARLPNLESVLRAGPSGWRRTVAGGLLWGGAAAALGASGDRTARRAALRGIGTVAIASVVTRAVARPAVRRAQPLDAAGRIASAAAFAAAVLLEAPRYGLFVVPGAAALTAARLRSEVRRPGDVAVGMAIGAGAAALTARWWPVKPEAAAAAAPPRRPAPALPGGAGLHIVVNSSSGLSWSADSPDASDHLRTALPKADITVAQQGQDLAELLEAAARRAKEQGGALGACGGDGTINAATEIAARLGVPLAVFPGGTFNHFAVDLGNQSLDDVVGAVQAGEAVVADLGRARVPGGPEQVFLNTFSLGVYSELVGAREKLEERIGKWPALVVGLAGVLAQGSPVNVSVNGRPKRLWLLFAGNGIYHPAGFAPTYRTQLDDGLLDVRAVDAGTPLARTRLLLAVLTGTLHNSRVLTTAQVRSLRLEVLHGDPQFSYDGEVTRVAAGRLVLDKLTRAVTVYRPAEKDQWLR, encoded by the coding sequence ATGAGAAGGCGCAGGACAGCGCGACGTACGGGCGCGGGGACGGCCCGGCTGCCCAACCTGGAGTCCGTGCTGCGGGCCGGCCCCTCCGGGTGGCGGCGGACCGTGGCGGGCGGTCTCCTGTGGGGCGGCGCGGCCGCGGCCCTCGGCGCGTCCGGGGACCGGACCGCGCGCCGGGCGGCCCTGCGGGGCATCGGCACCGTCGCGATCGCCTCGGTCGTGACCCGCGCCGTCGCCCGCCCCGCGGTACGCCGGGCGCAGCCGCTGGACGCGGCCGGCCGGATAGCCTCCGCCGCTGCCTTCGCAGCGGCCGTGCTCCTCGAAGCACCCCGGTACGGCCTCTTCGTGGTGCCCGGCGCGGCCGCGCTGACGGCGGCCCGGCTGCGCTCCGAGGTCCGGCGTCCGGGCGACGTGGCCGTGGGCATGGCGATAGGAGCGGGCGCGGCCGCGCTGACCGCCCGCTGGTGGCCGGTCAAACCGGAGGCCGCCGCCGCCGCGGCGCCACCGCGCCGCCCGGCGCCCGCACTGCCCGGCGGCGCCGGGCTGCACATCGTGGTCAACTCGTCCTCGGGCCTCTCGTGGAGCGCCGACAGCCCCGACGCGAGCGACCATCTGCGCACGGCGCTGCCCAAGGCCGACATCACGGTCGCGCAGCAGGGGCAGGACCTCGCGGAGCTCCTGGAGGCCGCGGCCCGGCGCGCGAAGGAGCAGGGCGGCGCCCTCGGCGCCTGCGGGGGCGACGGGACGATCAACGCCGCGACCGAGATCGCCGCCCGGCTCGGCGTGCCGCTCGCGGTGTTCCCCGGCGGCACCTTCAACCACTTCGCCGTGGACCTGGGCAACCAGTCGCTCGACGACGTCGTGGGCGCCGTACAGGCCGGTGAGGCGGTGGTCGCGGACCTCGGACGGGCCCGCGTGCCGGGCGGACCGGAGCAGGTGTTCCTCAACACCTTCAGCCTCGGTGTCTACTCCGAACTGGTCGGCGCCCGCGAGAAACTGGAGGAACGGATCGGGAAGTGGCCGGCGCTCGTGGTCGGCCTGGCCGGTGTCCTCGCCCAGGGCAGTCCGGTGAACGTCTCCGTCAACGGCCGCCCCAAGCGCCTGTGGCTGCTCTTCGCGGGCAACGGCATCTACCACCCCGCCGGCTTCGCGCCCACCTACCGGACCCAGCTGGACGACGGCCTGCTCGACGTCCGCGCCGTAGACGCCGGCACCCCGCTGGCCAGGACCCGCCTGCTGCTGGCGGTGCTGACCGGCACCCTGCACAACAGCCGGGTGCTCACCACCGCACAGGTGCGCAGCCTGCGTCTCGAAGTCCTGCACGGCGACCCGCAGTTCTCGTACGACGGCGAGGTCACCCGGGTCGCGGCGGGCCGACTGGTGCTGGACAAGCTGACCCGGGCCGTGACCGTGTACCGGCCCGCGGAGAAGGACCAGTGGCTGCGCTGA
- a CDS encoding ATP-binding protein, which translates to MIEHLDGAVIPPGFDVPVDPLRRAAHYTGEPGCIADARAFAELFLEQLRSEWCAEIDARADGDLLLVVSELVTNADRHSHGPYILELEGTDVSVTVTVYDSSATLPRRFPRDPQRIGRHGLEIVHALATEVTVGRVPVGKCVKAQLDLRR; encoded by the coding sequence ATGATCGAGCACTTGGACGGAGCAGTGATACCGCCTGGCTTCGACGTGCCCGTGGACCCGCTTCGGCGGGCGGCGCACTACACCGGCGAACCGGGGTGCATCGCCGACGCACGCGCCTTCGCGGAACTGTTCCTCGAACAGCTCAGGTCGGAGTGGTGCGCCGAGATCGACGCGCGCGCCGACGGCGACCTCCTGCTGGTCGTGAGCGAGCTGGTCACCAACGCGGACCGGCACAGCCACGGGCCCTACATCCTGGAGCTGGAGGGGACCGACGTCTCCGTGACCGTCACGGTCTACGACAGCAGCGCCACCCTGCCCCGGCGTTTTCCGCGTGATCCGCAACGCATCGGGCGGCACGGGCTGGAGATCGTCCACGCGCTGGCGACGGAGGTGACCGTCGGGCGCGTGCCGGTCGGCAAGTGCGTCAAAGCACAGCTCGACCTGCGCCGTTGA
- a CDS encoding response regulator, with protein MSTPVEPIQVLLVEDDPGDELMTREAFEDNKIRNALHVVRDGEEALDFLYRVNQYVDAPRPDLILLDLNLPKYDGRQVLERIKSDEELAHIPVVVLTTSSAEEDILRSYRLHANAYVTKPVDLDQFIAAVRQIDDFFVSVVKLPKSS; from the coding sequence GTGAGCACCCCCGTCGAACCCATCCAGGTCCTGCTCGTCGAGGACGACCCCGGTGACGAGCTCATGACCCGTGAGGCGTTCGAGGACAACAAGATCCGCAACGCCCTGCACGTCGTACGCGACGGCGAGGAGGCCCTCGACTTCCTGTACCGCGTCAACCAGTACGTGGACGCGCCGCGGCCCGACCTGATCCTGCTCGACCTCAACCTGCCCAAGTACGACGGACGTCAGGTGCTGGAGCGCATCAAGTCGGACGAGGAACTGGCGCACATCCCCGTCGTCGTCCTCACCACCTCCTCCGCCGAGGAGGACATCCTGCGCAGCTACCGGCTGCACGCCAACGCCTACGTCACCAAGCCGGTCGACCTCGACCAGTTCATCGCCGCAGTCCGGCAGATCGACGATTTCTTCGTGTCCGTGGTGAAGCTGCCGAAGAGCTCCTGA
- a CDS encoding helix-turn-helix domain-containing protein: protein MSNQAPNQAPNQARVIPLRPATAPDPATRRPPGAPVPADQAPRRTVPVLTPRRTPPAPGRREPLWRDLVGDVLRRERLAQERTLKDVADAARISMPYLSEVERGRKEASSEVLAAAARALGFGLTDLLSLAQDELTRLAEVRPARRDTPSSPRHDGMCLAA from the coding sequence GTGAGCAACCAAGCGCCGAACCAAGCGCCGAACCAAGCCCGTGTCATCCCGCTGCGCCCGGCCACCGCGCCGGATCCGGCGACCCGCCGGCCGCCGGGGGCCCCGGTCCCCGCGGACCAGGCGCCGCGGCGGACCGTGCCGGTCCTCACGCCCCGACGGACGCCGCCCGCTCCCGGACGCAGGGAGCCACTGTGGCGCGACCTCGTGGGTGACGTCCTGCGCCGGGAGCGGCTGGCGCAGGAGCGCACGCTCAAGGACGTGGCCGACGCGGCCCGGATCTCGATGCCGTACCTCTCCGAGGTGGAGCGCGGCCGCAAGGAGGCCTCGTCCGAAGTCCTCGCGGCCGCCGCCCGTGCCCTCGGCTTCGGCCTCACCGACCTCCTCTCGCTCGCGCAGGACGAGCTCACCCGTCTCGCCGAGGTGCGCCCCGCGCGCCGCGACACCCCGTCGTCCCCGCGTCACGACGGCATGTGCCTGGCCGCCTGA
- a CDS encoding ClpP family protease: MGSYTIPNVVERTPQGERSYDVFSRLLSERIIFLGTEIDDGVANVVIAQLLHLESSSPESEIALYINSPGGSFTSLMAIYDTMTFVQAPISTFCVGQAASTAAVLLAGGDPGRRFVLEHARVLLGQPASGGRQGTVSDLALQAREMLRIRSQVEEVLSRHTHHDVTTLRADMDRDKVFTAREAVAYGMADEVLSRRLATV; the protein is encoded by the coding sequence ATGGGCAGTTACACGATTCCGAACGTCGTCGAGCGCACCCCGCAGGGCGAGCGGTCCTACGACGTCTTCAGCCGGCTGCTCTCGGAGCGGATCATCTTCCTCGGCACCGAGATCGACGACGGGGTCGCCAACGTCGTCATCGCCCAGCTCCTCCATCTGGAGTCGTCGAGCCCGGAGAGCGAGATCGCCCTCTACATCAACTCGCCGGGCGGCTCGTTCACTTCACTCATGGCGATCTACGACACGATGACGTTCGTGCAGGCGCCCATCTCGACGTTCTGCGTCGGGCAGGCGGCCTCGACGGCGGCGGTGCTGCTGGCCGGGGGCGATCCGGGCCGGCGGTTCGTGCTGGAGCACGCCCGGGTGCTGCTCGGCCAGCCCGCGAGCGGCGGCCGTCAGGGCACCGTCTCGGACCTCGCGCTCCAGGCCAGGGAGATGCTCCGGATCCGTTCCCAGGTCGAGGAGGTCCTGTCCCGGCACACGCACCACGACGTCACGACGCTGCGCGCGGACATGGACCGCGACAAGGTCTTCACCGCGCGGGAGGCGGTGGCGTACGGAATGGCCGACGAGGTTCTGAGCCGACGGCTCGCGACGGTCTGA
- a CDS encoding MarR family winged helix-turn-helix transcriptional regulator, whose translation MPRSIRPPVSRDDAAQTLDAVAELLELLWGRGQEAAPSGPVPPSQLRALIVIEQGGSMNLRSLGEALASRPSSVSRLCDRMEAVGLVRRVPSTTSRREVEVVLSPLGEQVLRELRDHRAREVRAVLEQMPSADVARLTEGLEAFRATALDHLGERGGGSGREPGRATGTG comes from the coding sequence GTGCCGCGCTCGATCCGTCCACCCGTGTCCCGAGACGATGCCGCGCAAACGCTCGACGCCGTCGCGGAACTTCTCGAACTTCTGTGGGGCCGAGGGCAGGAGGCCGCGCCGTCCGGCCCGGTGCCGCCCTCACAACTACGGGCCCTGATCGTGATCGAGCAGGGCGGTTCGATGAATCTTCGCTCGCTCGGTGAGGCCCTGGCCTCGCGTCCCTCCTCGGTCAGCCGGCTGTGCGACCGGATGGAGGCCGTCGGCCTCGTCCGCAGAGTGCCGAGCACGACGAGCCGGCGCGAGGTCGAGGTCGTGCTGAGCCCGCTCGGCGAGCAGGTGCTGCGCGAACTCCGTGACCACCGCGCGCGGGAGGTGCGGGCCGTCCTGGAGCAGATGCCGTCGGCGGACGTCGCCCGGCTCACCGAGGGGCTCGAAGCGTTCCGGGCGACCGCGCTGGACCACCTCGGCGAACGGGGCGGCGGCTCCGGCAGGGAACCGGGGCGCGCGACCGGCACCGGTTAG
- a CDS encoding MarR family winged helix-turn-helix transcriptional regulator has product MDGQTPEGRDGAPRGEPDEGSREETDEDGGTRSGPDEQGSPRRGPDGQGSSVAELDGGPVRGPEERFAPVPDGLLPRGPAADVAPSRARDDVLLRAADQLTAVAEILVSVSARTAVAVDSRLSPPLLRALTLVGTSPGLSLAALADRARISRSRASRVCDTLETAGLLARAPLAADRRTVGLSLTRHGRRVLDRVRERRGDWIRDALLRMPDDDLNGLLAALRSLGPSFAHGHRALSPPPERSS; this is encoded by the coding sequence ATGGATGGACAGACCCCCGAAGGACGGGACGGCGCACCGCGCGGGGAACCCGACGAAGGCTCCCGCGAGGAGACGGACGAGGACGGGGGCACCCGCAGCGGACCGGACGAGCAGGGGAGCCCGCGTCGCGGACCCGACGGCCAGGGGAGCTCGGTCGCGGAACTCGACGGGGGGCCCGTCCGGGGACCGGAGGAGCGTTTCGCGCCGGTGCCGGACGGCCTGCTCCCACGAGGGCCGGCGGCGGACGTCGCGCCGTCCCGGGCACGGGACGACGTGCTGCTGCGCGCGGCCGACCAGCTGACGGCCGTGGCCGAGATCCTGGTCTCCGTGTCGGCACGGACGGCGGTCGCCGTCGACAGTCGGCTGTCGCCGCCGCTGCTGCGCGCGCTGACCCTGGTCGGTACGTCTCCCGGTCTGAGCCTCGCCGCGCTCGCCGACCGGGCACGGATCAGCCGCTCCCGGGCGAGCCGCGTGTGCGACACCCTCGAGACGGCGGGGCTGCTGGCCCGCGCACCGCTCGCCGCGGACCGCAGGACCGTCGGCCTGAGCCTGACGCGGCACGGCCGCCGCGTGCTCGACCGCGTACGCGAGCGGCGCGGCGACTGGATCAGGGACGCCCTGCTGCGGATGCCGGACGACGACCTGAACGGCCTGCTGGCCGCACTGCGCTCGCTCGGTCCGTCGTTCGCCCACGGACATCGCGCTCTTTCCCCGCCGCCCGAGCGGTCCTCGTGA
- a CDS encoding ATP-dependent Clp protease proteolytic subunit: protein MTALTHGWNPSRAPRAEEGDTPPTRFDDHLSAQLLAQRIVLLGTQVDEVSANRVCAQLLVLSAEDPRTDISLYINSPGGSVTAGLAIYDTMRLIPNDVSTLAMGFAASMGQFLLSVGTHGKRYALPNARIMMHQPSAGIGGTTADIEIQAENLEFTKRAIERITAEHTGQSEETISRDGDRDRWFTAGQALEYGMVDRVVESLDDVRPAASRRRMGL from the coding sequence ATGACCGCACTCACCCACGGCTGGAACCCGTCCCGCGCACCGCGGGCCGAGGAGGGCGACACCCCGCCGACACGCTTCGACGACCATCTGTCGGCGCAGCTGCTCGCCCAGCGGATCGTCCTCCTCGGCACCCAGGTCGACGAGGTCTCCGCGAACCGGGTCTGCGCCCAGCTGCTCGTCCTGTCCGCGGAGGACCCGCGCACCGACATCAGCCTGTACATCAACAGTCCGGGCGGATCGGTGACCGCGGGCCTCGCCATCTACGACACCATGCGGCTGATCCCGAACGACGTGTCGACGCTCGCCATGGGATTCGCCGCGAGCATGGGGCAGTTCCTGCTCAGCGTGGGCACCCACGGCAAGCGCTACGCGCTCCCCAACGCGCGGATCATGATGCACCAGCCGTCGGCGGGTATCGGCGGCACCACCGCCGACATCGAGATCCAGGCGGAGAACCTGGAGTTCACGAAGAGGGCGATCGAGCGGATCACCGCGGAGCACACCGGTCAGAGCGAGGAGACGATCTCCCGGGACGGTGACCGTGACCGCTGGTTCACGGCCGGGCAGGCCTTGGAGTACGGCATGGTGGACCGGGTCGTGGAGTCGCTCGACGACGTCCGCCCGGCCGCGTCGCGACGACGGATGGGTCTCTGA
- a CDS encoding sensor histidine kinase → MTRTHEAHEAHEAHGTLEAAEARETADKAVTRRSSGVARLTVQGWIHVVLAVNVLLVIVFAVSGGVLQARADDRTDLLTDGIQPARSAAFQLETSLVDQETGVRGYVLSTDTSFLEPYESGVRDEAALRARLSTLLTGQPRIAADLRAVQLAGDAWRRDYARPLIESVRTGGRAAPGLEASKAQFDETRNLLSTMETHLGQVRDRTRASAEHARDSRNLFFAGTLAAFLASGLALTLLLHRIVGRPLRTLEAASVDVSGGAFERMIRLDGPRDLEAVARAVEEMRRRIVEELSASMARETLLEQRTAELDAQALELKRSNAELEQFAYVASHDLQEPLRKVASFCQLLEKRYGDRLDDRAKQYIDFAVDGAKRMQTLINDLLTFSRVGRVGEKLVPVALDDVLDRALGNLSVALDETGARVVREGSLPTVTGDATTLTMLWQNLIGNAVKFRDPGRRPEIVVRCEAAEGEWRLGVRDNGIGIESEFREKVFVIFQRLHGRDEYDGTGIGLAVCRKIVEHHGGIITLEGAAGEGTDVSFTLPMARDEPDPRVDETARPPEGART, encoded by the coding sequence GTGACCCGTACCCACGAGGCCCACGAGGCCCACGAGGCCCACGGGACCCTGGAGGCCGCGGAGGCCCGCGAGACCGCGGACAAGGCCGTGACACGCCGGTCCAGCGGAGTCGCCCGGCTGACCGTGCAGGGCTGGATCCATGTCGTACTGGCCGTCAACGTACTGCTGGTGATCGTCTTCGCGGTCTCCGGCGGAGTCCTCCAGGCTCGCGCCGACGACCGCACCGACCTGCTCACCGACGGCATCCAGCCCGCCCGCTCCGCCGCCTTCCAGCTGGAGACCTCGCTGGTGGACCAGGAGACGGGCGTACGGGGCTACGTGCTGAGCACGGACACCAGTTTCCTGGAGCCGTACGAGTCAGGGGTGCGGGACGAGGCGGCACTGCGCGCCCGGCTGAGCACACTGCTCACCGGCCAGCCCCGGATCGCCGCCGACCTGCGCGCGGTCCAGCTCGCCGGCGACGCCTGGCGCCGCGACTACGCCAGGCCCCTGATCGAGTCCGTCCGTACGGGAGGTCGCGCCGCACCCGGACTGGAGGCGAGCAAGGCCCAGTTCGACGAGACCCGGAACCTCCTGTCCACCATGGAGACGCACCTCGGGCAGGTGCGCGACCGGACCCGCGCGTCCGCGGAGCACGCCCGGGACTCACGCAACCTCTTCTTCGCCGGCACACTCGCCGCCTTCCTCGCGAGCGGACTGGCCCTGACCCTTCTCCTGCACCGCATCGTCGGACGGCCGCTGCGGACCCTGGAGGCGGCCTCGGTCGACGTCAGCGGCGGAGCGTTCGAGCGCATGATCCGGCTCGACGGACCACGGGACCTGGAGGCGGTGGCACGGGCCGTCGAGGAGATGCGCCGCCGCATCGTCGAGGAACTCTCCGCCTCCATGGCGCGGGAGACGCTCCTGGAGCAGCGGACGGCGGAACTCGACGCCCAGGCGCTGGAACTGAAACGCTCCAACGCGGAACTGGAGCAGTTCGCCTACGTCGCCTCCCACGACCTCCAGGAACCCCTGCGCAAGGTCGCGTCCTTCTGCCAGCTCCTGGAGAAACGCTACGGCGACCGACTGGACGACCGGGCCAAGCAGTACATCGACTTCGCCGTCGACGGGGCCAAGCGCATGCAGACCCTCATCAACGACCTGCTGACCTTCTCCCGGGTCGGCCGTGTGGGTGAGAAGCTGGTGCCGGTCGCGCTCGACGACGTCCTCGACCGGGCGCTGGGCAACCTCAGCGTGGCGCTGGACGAGACCGGCGCCCGCGTGGTGCGCGAGGGGTCGCTGCCCACCGTGACGGGCGACGCGACCACCCTGACGATGCTCTGGCAGAACCTCATCGGCAACGCCGTGAAGTTCCGCGATCCCGGGCGGCGACCCGAGATCGTCGTCCGCTGCGAGGCGGCCGAGGGGGAGTGGCGGCTGGGAGTGCGCGACAACGGGATAGGCATCGAGTCCGAGTTCCGGGAGAAGGTCTTCGTCATCTTCCAGCGGCTGCACGGCCGTGACGAGTACGACGGTACGGGGATCGGGCTTGCCGTCTGCCGGAAGATCGTCGAGCATCACGGTGGCATCATCACTCTGGAAGGCGCCGCGGGCGAGGGCACGGATGTGTCCTTCACCCTGCCCATGGCACGGGACGAACCCGATCCCCGGGTCGACGAAACAGCGCGCCCACCCGAAGGAGCACGTACGTGA
- a CDS encoding STAS domain-containing protein: MHSGRSPGQAALSLSTREAGPATVIAVGGEADLDNVGSLGAALDAAARSPRGPVVLDLAELTFADSTTINVVLRAYGVLGPRLRLAALTPFLERVLGVTGVSEVVPVFRTVAEALENDAL; encoded by the coding sequence GTGCATTCAGGCCGGAGTCCAGGTCAGGCGGCCCTTTCGCTGTCCACGCGCGAAGCCGGTCCGGCGACCGTGATCGCGGTCGGCGGTGAAGCCGATCTCGACAACGTGGGCAGCCTCGGCGCCGCCCTCGACGCGGCGGCACGGAGTCCCAGGGGGCCGGTGGTCCTGGACCTGGCCGAGCTGACCTTCGCGGACTCGACCACGATCAACGTCGTCCTGCGCGCCTACGGTGTCCTCGGCCCCCGGCTCAGACTCGCCGCGCTCACCCCGTTCCTGGAACGGGTGCTGGGGGTGACCGGAGTCTCCGAGGTCGTACCGGTCTTCCGCACGGTGGCCGAGGCGCTGGAGAACGATGCTCTCTGA